The stretch of DNA CTTGTGGCTCCTTCATAAATTCTAATAAAAAACGAACAGACCACAAACAAATAAAAAAAATCCCTGATAAAAATCCTTTATTCATTTTATTTCTTTTATTTATATATAAAAAATAAAGTAATAAAAAAATCATAAAATAACTAATAGATTCGTAAATTTGTGTAGGATGCCTTGGAATTATTTCTCCGTAATTTTTATCCATTTTTATAAATTTGACAGCCCAAGGTAATTTTTCATTACAAGGTTTACCTACTATTTCAGAATTAAAAAAATTACCAATTCGTATAAAAATAGCAGATAGTGATACAGCTATACAAAGCCTATCACATAACCAGATAAAAGATTTTTTAAGTATTCTTCTAGCATAAAAAAAACTAGAAACAATAATTCCTATAGTAGCTCCATGACTAGATAATCCTCTATAACCAATAAATTCATAACCTTTTATAAAACCGAACAAAAAATTCGGATTATTTTCTTTAATAGGTAAAAAAATCTCTATTAAATGATCTGAAAAATATGAAAAGTCATAAAATAAAACTTGCCCTAATCTAGCTCCTAAAAAAGTTCCTAAGAAAGTATAAGTGAATAAAGGATCTAAATATTTTTTATCTATATTCTCTTTTTGATAAATATATTTCATAATACACCATCCTATCATGAAAGATAGGATAAACATTAAACTATAAACATGAATAGAAAAATTATTCCATAAAGTAAATTTATGAATAGGATTCCAATTAATATATCCTAACATTATTATCATTATCAATAGAATTTATTTTTTAAATTTAAATAGGATCATAACCTGATTTGTTCCAAGGATTACATCGAAAAATTCGTTTAATACTAAAAAAAATAGCTTTGAAAAAATGAAATTTTTTTAGACAGAAAATCATATATTCCGAACAGGTAGGAATATACCTACAATTTTTTCCTATCCAAGGAGATATGGATAATTGGTACAACTTAACAAGTTGTATAAAAAAGTTATTTATGATTTTCATAATAATTTTTGATTTTGATAATCTATGATTAATTAATTCTTTAAAAATAAATCTACTTTTTCATAAAAAGATTTTGGATTATCTATATGTACCCAATGATTTGATTTATCTATAGTTAAAAATTCTGATTTTGGAAATAATTTTCTTATAATAGGATATTCTCTTGGTAAAAGATAATTAGAATATTCTCCTCTTAAAAAAAGAGCTGGTCCATTATATACTCCACCTTTTATTTCATTTTGAATTAAATATTTATAATTCTTTTCTATTCCAGGTAAAAAAAAACGAAAAGATAACTTTCCATTTTCCTTTCTATAAGTGCATTTAGAAAAAAATAATCTAGTCTCTAAATGGACAATCCATGTTTTTAAAAATGAAACAAGATCTCTTCTTGTTTTAATAATATTAAAATTAACTTTTTTCAATGCAAAAATTATATTTTCGTTTTCTGTATTCTTATACGCATTAGGGCTTATATCTACAATGATAATTTTTCTAGGTATAAAAGGATATTTCATTGAAAATTTCATTACAGATCTTCCTCCCATAGAATGACCTAATAATATAGGATTTTGCAATTTGTAATAATGTATATATTTAAAAATATCTTCTGATATAAGATCATAATCCATTTTATTTGAATAAAAACTATTTCCATGATTTCTAACATCTAATAAGTGTATCTGAAAATTTTTTGAAAAAATTTTAGCAAAAAAACTCCAATTATCTCCGTTTCCAAATAAACCATGAAGAACTAAAACAGGAAATCCTTTTCCAAAAATTTTAGAATGCAATATCATTTATATATTTTTTTTATTCTCTTAAGATAACTTTGTATTGTATTTTCTAATCCTAGATATAGTGATTCACTAATTAAAGCATGTCCTATAGATATTTCCATAATGTATGGAATACTTTTAATTAAAAAAGATAAATTATCTAAATTTAAATCATGTCCTGCATTAACAAATAGTTGATTCATACGAGCAATTTCCGCTGTTTTAATATAATTATTAATACAATTCAATTGATTATTCATAAATCCAATAGAATAATCTCCTGTATATAATTCAATTCCATCTGCTCCTATTTTTTTTGCATATATAACCATTTCTGGGATTGGATCTAAAAATATAGAAGTTCTGATTCCTACTCTTTTTAACTTGTTAATTTTCTTAGTTAAGAAATTTTGGTGTAAAAAAGTATTCCACCCACAATTAGATGTAATATCGTTATCTGTATCAGGAACTAAAGTTACCTGATTTGGTTTTACATCTAAAACTAGTTCCATAAATTTTTCAGTAGGATTCCCTTCTATATTCAATTCTGTTTCTATCACTTTATCAAGATCATATACATCTTTATATGTAATATGTCTTTCATCAGGTCTTGGATGTATTGTTATACCTTGTCCCCCAAATTTTTGAATATCCATTGCAACTTGCAAAAGATTAGGAATATTTCCTCCTCTTGAATTTCTTAACGTTGCAATCTTATTAATATTTACACTTAATTTTACCATTTTTTAATGAACCTATTTTTTAGTTACTTGTGTAATCTCCAAATTAAATTCCTTAGCTATAGTTAATAAATGATCAAAAACACTTGCTTGTATTTGTTCGTATTTTATAGATTCTGAAGTATTTGTAAAACAATACAATTCTATTGGTAATCCATAATGATTTGGTTCTAAATATCTTACCATCAGTGTTTCTGATTGAGATATTTTAGGATGCTGATGTAAATACTCTAATGCATATTGTCTAAATAAACCAATATTAGTTAATCTTTTTCTTAAATTTATATCTTCTACATTTTTTATATTGTTAATATTCTCTATTTCTTTTTGTATTTTTTTAATATAATTCTTAATTAAATAAACATGTTGAAATTTTTCTAGTTTTTCCGAGCTACAAAAATAGAAGGATTGTATATTAAATAATATAGATCTTTTAATTCTACGTATATTTTTCTGACGCATAATCTGATAATTAGTTACAGCAGTAGAAATTAAATCATAAGTTGGAACACTTGTTATAGTTTTATCAAAATTTTCTATTTTTGCTGAAGTTAAGTTAATTTCAATGACTATTCCTTCTATATTATATTTAGGAACACCTATCCAATCTCCTACTTTAATCATTTTAGTAGTTGCTATTTGTACTCCTGATACAAATCCTAAAATGGGATCCCGAAAAACTAATATAACAATAGCAGTTATAGCCCCTAAACTAGTTAAAACTGTTATAATATCATTTTTTGTAATAATTGCAATAATGACTAAACAACAAAATACTATAGATATTATTTTTAATAATTGTGAAAATGATCTAACAGCTATCGTTTGATGATTATTTTCACTAGTAGCTATTCTTATAATAGAGTTTATAACTCTAATAAGAAATTGTAGTACAATTAAAACAAATAATATATCAAATATTCTTTCT from Blattabacterium cuenoti encodes:
- the yidD gene encoding membrane protein insertion efficiency factor YidD, encoding MKIINNFFIQLVKLYQLSISPWIGKNCRYIPTCSEYMIFCLKKFHFFKAIFFSIKRIFRCNPWNKSGYDPI
- a CDS encoding pyridoxine 5'-phosphate synthase, translating into MVKLSVNINKIATLRNSRGGNIPNLLQVAMDIQKFGGQGITIHPRPDERHITYKDVYDLDKVIETELNIEGNPTEKFMELVLDVKPNQVTLVPDTDNDITSNCGWNTFLHQNFLTKKINKLKRVGIRTSIFLDPIPEMVIYAKKIGADGIELYTGDYSIGFMNNQLNCINNYIKTAEIARMNQLFVNAGHDLNLDNLSFLIKSIPYIMEISIGHALISESLYLGLENTIQSYLKRIKKIYK
- the lgt gene encoding prolipoprotein diacylglyceryl transferase, with the protein product MLGYINWNPIHKFTLWNNFSIHVYSLMFILSFMIGWCIMKYIYQKENIDKKYLDPLFTYTFLGTFLGARLGQVLFYDFSYFSDHLIEIFLPIKENNPNFLFGFIKGYEFIGYRGLSSHGATIGIIVSSFFYARRILKKSFIWLCDRLCIAVSLSAIFIRIGNFFNSEIVGKPCNEKLPWAVKFIKMDKNYGEIIPRHPTQIYESISYFMIFLLLYFLYINKRNKMNKGFLSGIFFICLWSVRFLLEFMKEPQGDEFFSFLFFNTGQCLSIPFIIFGVILLIKDNKMIFSS
- a CDS encoding mechanosensitive ion channel family protein, coding for MKMLFIFQIQDIYEFTHNLDLKKWGSISLIIISKMLFFSILIIILEFFFNRSVRFIGRRIVNSTHFVWDNILYENKVFDSLAHFFPLSIGFILIEPVFKKHYTIILYLERIFDILFVLIVLQFLIRVINSIIRIATSENNHQTIAVRSFSQLLKIISIVFCCLVIIAIITKNDIITVLTSLGAITAIVILVFRDPILGFVSGVQIATTKMIKVGDWIGVPKYNIEGIVIEINLTSAKIENFDKTITSVPTYDLISTAVTNYQIMRQKNIRRIKRSILFNIQSFYFCSSEKLEKFQHVYLIKNYIKKIQKEIENINNIKNVEDINLRKRLTNIGLFRQYALEYLHQHPKISQSETLMVRYLEPNHYGLPIELYCFTNTSESIKYEQIQASVFDHLLTIAKEFNLEITQVTKK
- a CDS encoding alpha/beta fold hydrolase, with translation MILHSKIFGKGFPVLVLHGLFGNGDNWSFFAKIFSKNFQIHLLDVRNHGNSFYSNKMDYDLISEDIFKYIHYYKLQNPILLGHSMGGRSVMKFSMKYPFIPRKIIIVDISPNAYKNTENENIIFALKKVNFNIIKTRRDLVSFLKTWIVHLETRLFFSKCTYRKENGKLSFRFFLPGIEKNYKYLIQNEIKGGVYNGPALFLRGEYSNYLLPREYPIIRKLFPKSEFLTIDKSNHWVHIDNPKSFYEKVDLFLKN